The Porites lutea chromosome 11, jaPorLute2.1, whole genome shotgun sequence genome includes a region encoding these proteins:
- the LOC140951595 gene encoding uncharacterized protein → MENGIKAISRKTFGSKSAQKRRRSLPVLGRLWENVEEEACAHETSINGRLKLREKLISDPSSLDTLRNHLNTQFSKVTSHYSERLSNSATSVKTLLRRKLSQPVRAWKTKPEEYRRLHEDKNDPDKKWREWGPYLSERQWGTVREDYSSDGSCWEYFPHDHARSRAYRWGEDGLLGITDHECRLCFGLALWNEKDPILKERLFGLTGTEGNHGEDVKECYYYLDSTPTHSYMKALYKYPQNEYPYNRLVNENKNRTIQDREFELADTGVFDEGRYWDIFTEYCKNTPSDVLIKITIANRGPEEARVHVLPTLWFRNTWSWGCDHVGCDVTDECKRKPRLMKTNKPGEVECQHESLGRYIFMVDNDQDGLTPELVFTENETNLKKLYNTANTSSFTKDAFHRYVINNDTKAVNALKLGTKVAAHYVLTVPPGGQHVIRCRLSALHNAAPLPHSKKPFNEFDVLVTRARHQADDFYKTVIPESLSDEEVVVSRQAYAGLLWSKQFYYYVIEEWLKGDPSMPCPPTDRLKGRNAEWKYLHNKDIISMPDKWEYPWYASWDLAFHMLPFCKVDPEFAKDQLLLFLRETYMAPNGQIPAYEFALSDVNPPVHALACYRVYELTGRTGKKDTVFLAKCFQKLLLNFTWWVNRKDPEGKNIFGGGFLGLDNIGLFDRSKPLPPGDRLCQADGTAWMAMYAVVMLNISLELALSDSAYEDMAIKFLEHFTSIADAINQMSDGFGLWDPQDGFYYDHFHRGEDFFPLRVRSVVGLIPLMACLVLDGKYLEKLPGFRKQLKWFMENRKDLAGQVASKNPIEDSYLLAIPSREQLRSMLSYMLDEDEFLSPYGIRSVSRYHEKHPYELNLDGTTYKVDYVPGESNTHMFGGNSNWRGPIWHCINYLIVEALKRHDYFYGNSFKVECPTGSGNLMRLRDVSMELSRRLVSVFLPDKLGYRPCHGNEDRYATDEDWNRLVLFYEYFDPESGRGCGASHQTGWTALVAPLLDKIAATRTRDVIQNAIKRPDC, encoded by the exons ATGGAGAACGGCATCAAAgctatctcaagaaaaacatttgGGAGCAAATCAGCTCAAAAACGTCGTCGTTCGTTGCCAGTATTAGGAAGACTGTGGGAAAACGTTGAAGAAGAAGCGTGTGCCCACGAAACGAGTATTAATGGTCGACTTAAGTTGCGGGAGAAGCTGATAAGTGACCCTTCGTCTCTTGATACCTTACGAAATCACCTCAACACACAATTCTCCAAAGTTACGTCCCATTACAGTGAAAGACTGAGTAATTCTGCGACTTCAGTTAAGACGTTACTGCGTCGAAAGCTTTCACAACCAGTCAGGGCGTGGAAAACAAAACCTGAAGAATACAGAAGACTTCATGAAGATAAAAATGACCCAGACAAAAAGTGGAGAGAATGGGGACCATATTTATCCGAACGTCAATGGGGCACAGTACGCGAGGATTATTCAAGTGATGGAAGCTG CTGGGAGTATTTCCCGCATGACCACGCCCGGTCACGTGCTTATCGGTGGGGAGAGGATGGTTTACTAGGAATTACGGACCATGAGTGCCGGCTGTGTTTTGGTTTGGCTTTGTGGAATGAAAAAGATCCCATTCTGAAAGAGAGACTATTCGGACTCACTGGTACAGAAG GAAATCATGGTGAAGATGTGAAGGAATGCTATTACTATCTTGATTCCACTCCAACACATTCTTACATGAAGGCTCTGTACAAGTACCCTCAGAATGAATATCCTTACAATCGACTggtgaatgaaaataaaaacagaacCATACAGGACAGAGAGTTTGAGCTGGCCGACACTG GAGTGTTTGACGAGGGACGCTACTGGGACATTTTCACGGAATACTGTAAGAACACACCAAGCGATGTCCTTATCAAAATTACTATAGCAAACCGCGGTCCTGAAGAAGCGCGTGTGCACGTCTTACCAACGCTATGGTTCAGAAACACCTGGAGCTGGGGCTGTGATCACGTGGGATGTGACGTCACAGACGAATGCAAAAGAAAACCGAGATTGATGAAGACTAACAAGCCAGGAGAAGTGGAATGTCAACATGAAAGCTTGGGAAGATACATCTTTATGGTTGATAACGACCAGGATGGATTAACGCCAGAGTTGGTTTTCACCGAAAATGAAACCAATTTAAAG AAGCTCTACAATACTGCAAACACGTCATCCTTCACAAAAGATGCATTTCATCGCTACGTCATTAATAATGATACCAAGGCTGTTAATGCACTAAAGTTGGGCACTAAAGTGGCAGCGCATTATGTTCTCACGGTCCCTCCTGGAGGACAGCACGTCATCCGTTGTCGTCTCTCGGCCCTGCACAACGCAGCACCTCTTCCACACAGTAAAAAGCCTTTTAATGAGTTTGATGTATTAGTCACACGAGCGAGGCATCAAGCAGATGATTTTTACAAGACTGTTATACCAG AGTCTCTTTCAGATGAAGAAGTAGTAGTATCGCGCCAGGCTTACGCGGGATTACTGTGGAGTAAACAGTTTTATTATTACGTCATTGAAGAGTGGCTAAAGGGTGATCCCAGCATGCCTTGCCCACCGACTGATCGCTTAAAAGGGAGGAACGCGGAGTGGAAATATCTACATAATAAGGACATTATATCTATGCCAGATAAATGGGAATATCCTTGG TACGCCTCGTGGGACCTAGCCTTTCACATGCTCCCTTTCTGCAAAGTGGATCCTGAGTTTGCCAAAGATCAGTTGCTGCTTTTCCTCCGCGAGACTTACATGGCGCCAAACGGACAGATTCCCGCTTATGAGTTTGCACTTAGTGACGTCAATCCACCAGTACACGCGCTGGCCTGCTACCGAGTCTATGAGCTGACCGGGAGGACTGGGAAGAAAGATACTGTCTTTCTGGCAAAGTGCTTTCAGAAACTCCTTTTGAACTTTACTTG GTGGGTCAATAGGAAAGACCCAGAAGGAAAGAACATTTTTGGCGGAGGCTTCCTAGGACTGGACAACATTG GTTTATTTGACAGATCAAAACCTCTTCCCCCTGGAGATCGCCTTTGTCAG GCTGATGGAACCGCGTGGATGGCCATGTATGCTGTTGTGATGCTCAACATCTCTTTAGAGCTCGCTCTCTCTGATTCTGCTTACGAAGACATGGCCATTAAGTTCCTGGAACATTTCACTAGCATCGCGGACGCCATTAATCAAATGTCGGATGGGTTTGGACTTTGGGATCCACAGGACGGATTCTATTACGATCACTTTCACAGAGGAGAGGACTTCTTTCCTCTGCGCGTGCGTAGTGTGGTTGGCCTGATTCCCCTCATGGCCTGCTTGGTACTGGACGGAAAATACCTCGAAAAATTGCCCGGGTTTAGAAAACAGTTAAAATGGTTCATGGAAAACAGAAAAGATCTTGCAGGACAG GTCGCTTCCAAGAATCCAATTGAAGACTCGTATCTCCTTGCAATTCCTTCCCGTGAGCAGCTTCGTAGCATGTTGTCCTACATGTTAGATGAAGATGAATTCCTGTCGCCGTATGGAATCCGTTCAGTGTCGCGTTACCATGAAAAGCATCCTTACGAACTGAACTTAGATGGAACAACATACAAAGTGGACTATGTCCCCGGAGAATCGAACACGCACATGTTTGGAGGAAACAGCAACTGGCGAGGACCGATCTGGCATTGCA TTAACTATCTGATCGTTGAAGCACTTAAACGCCACGATTACTTTTACGGAAACAGCTTTAAAGTTGAATGTCCAACAGGCTCTGGAAATCTAATGCGTCTAAGAGACGTCTCCATGGAACTTTCCCGCCGTTTGGTATCAGTATTTCTTCCAGATAAACTCGGTTACAGGCCCTGTCATGGAAACGAGGACCGATACGCAACGGACGAGGACTGGAACCGACTGGTGTTGTTCTACGAATACTTTGATCCGGAGAGCGGAAGAGGATGTGGAGCGAG TCACCAAACTGGTTGGACAGCTCTTGTCGCTCCACTACTCGATAAAATCGCTGCCACAAGGACCAGAGACGTCATCCAAAACGCGATAAAGCGCCCTGACTGTTAA
- the LOC140951598 gene encoding uncharacterized protein — protein MVNFCSVANCSNSSRNRPDLSFFCFPSGHFRRLWKNFCRRCDPEFQNQKNPRICSAHFEASSIKKSLCGRKEVIPGELPKYFNPSTHQCRVSSREKRLEDRKRRAVDEKCPEPQKRSLTEEDKDICFLSDDAALLDHNYCHLLPNDKGTQTDFPYEDLEVLTSKIDALKQENAELKSKLSNKKQLKRELFVDDVLKDDESVKFFTGIPSLACFMMIFNLLKPFAEKLKYWDKNKEKKVSYQKDSSKKKPGKQRLLTIMEEFILTLVRLRLGLLSRHLTDIFGVSEGSVSKVFTTWICFLSTVFRDILLKWPCKEEIKKKLPSSFNKFPSTRIIIDCTEIFLQKPTSPSAQRATWSNYKQHNTMKALVGITPTGYFSFVSKLWTGNVSDRYITERSGLLDKLEEGDSVMADKGFNIRDLLTRKKVALNIPPLCKGKQLSKKAVKSTRTIESVRIHVERAIGRLKDFRILQGNFLLQMLPTADNILSVCAALCNLLPPLAK, from the exons ATGGTGAATTTTTGTTCGGTAGCAAACTGCTCGAACAGTTCAAGGAATCGTCCGGATCTAtcctttttctgttttccttCAGGGCATTTTAGAAGGCTATGGAAAAACTTCTGTAGACGTTGTGATCCCGAATTCCAAAATCAAAAAAACCCTCGGATTTGCAGCGCACACTTCGAGGCTTCATCCATCAAAAAGTCGCTTTGCGGAAGAAAAGAAGTTATTCCAGGTGAATTACCGAAATATTTTAATCCCTCGACCCACCAATGTCGTGTTTCTTCCCGTGAAAAGAGACTGGAGGACAGAAAGAGACGTGCTGTTGATGAAAAATGTCCTGAACCTCAAAAGAGAAGCCTTACCGAGGAAGACAAAGACATTTGTTTCTTAAGCGACGATGCAGCCCTTTTAGATCACAATTATTGCCACCTTCTTCCTAACGACAAAGGAACTCAAACGGACTTTCCTTACGAAGATCTAGAGGTTTTAACCAGTAAAATTGACGCTTTAAAACAAGAGAACGCCGAACTTAAATCAaagttatcaaacaaaaaacaattgaaaagaGAGCTCTTTGTGGATGATGTTTTGAAAGATGACGAGTCTGTCAAATTTTTTACGGGTATACCTAGCCTTGCTTGCTTTATGATGATATTTAATTTGCTCAAGCCGTTTGCAGAAAAACTTAAGTATtgggacaaaaacaaagaaaaaaaagtaagctATCAAAAagattcaagtaaaaaaaagcctGGAAAGCAAAGATTATTGACCATTATGGAGGAATTTATCTTAACTTTGGTGAGACTCAGACTTGGGCTTTTAAGCAGACATCTTACAGATATCTTTGGAGTATCAGAAGGATCAGTTAGCAAAGTTTTCACAACGTGGATTTGCTTTTTATCTACAGTTTTTCGTGACATTCTTCTTAAATGGCCTTGTAAggaagaaattaagaaaaagttgccaagttcttttaacaaatttcCAAGCACTCGAATAATAATAGATTGCACAGAGATATTTTTGCAAAAGCCAACATCCCCTAGTGCCCAGAGAGCTACATGGAGTAACTATAAACAGCACAATACCATGAAAGCACTGGTGGGAATCACTCCAACAGGTTACTTCTCCTTTGTTTCTAAACTATGGACTGGAAATGTCAGTGACAGATACATCACAGAAAGAAGTGGTCTactggacaaacttgaagaggGGGATTCTGTTATGGCCGACAAGGGGTTCAACATAAGAGATCTGCTTACAAGAAAGAAAGTTGCACTTAATATCCCACCACTTTGCAAAG GaaagcaactttcaaaaaaGGCAGTAAAATCTACCCGTACCATTGAAAGTGTTCGGATCCACGTTGAACGTGCTATTGGACGTCTTAAGGACTTTAGAATTCTACAAGGGAACTTCCTTCTTCAAATGCTACCCACTGCAGACAATATTCTAAGTGTTTGTGCTGCTCTGTGTAATTTGCTACCACCACTGGCCAAATGA